One window of Siniperca chuatsi isolate FFG_IHB_CAS linkage group LG15, ASM2008510v1, whole genome shotgun sequence genomic DNA carries:
- the LOC122862282 gene encoding GTPase IMAP family member 8-like: MMVVISTVEEWLSLKSLPQDSSGEKHLKLTFRSLGSNQVCDLTVDGRLISLHYADLKQDMIEEGISQAIDGCFKSCTDGIITFLLLIQGGHYTKRERRMIEILQAHFGDEALKYLVVLSLEDGKVADTLDDALLELINMCDGRYFRITSSAASDELCTLLEMVDRMLNENDATGYTETMLTEAKKRSTEDSSMKMLKQKVQEAEEKEQAFKQLVQQQEGRRAKEMEKLKAKHAEERKEEAAEKKQYETKRESLEEAVISHRAMLQLQMSATVDDDMKKMSVILLGLSGSGKSSALDLILQRAGNQYSVNQSSREPPQPTLSCERKEVFAAGRQLILVDTPELWDEDGAENLELVKDCLALSLPGPHVFLLVLQVGRFTQGEYEMLGHLQKIFGRDFAEHAIVLFVRFDGNQHRPQRINDYVAGAHATLQGLIQKCGSRYYELNVTKSQNALSYTEVKDLLSGINKLVSSHGGRSYSMKRFSVQELQERKTGIEERKEGLWK, translated from the exons ATGATGGTGGTCATATCCACAGTGGAGGAATGGCTCTCTTTGAAGTCTCTGCCGCAGGATAGCTCTGGGGAGAAACATCTCAAGTTAACCTTTCGTTCTCTGGGATCAAATCAAGTCTGTGACTTGACAGTGGATGGTCGCCTGATCAGCTTGCACTATGCAGATTTGAAACAAGACATGATAGAAGAGGGCATCAGCCAGGCAATAGATGGCTGCTTTAAGTCTTGCACAGATGGAATCATTACATTTCTGCTGCTGATCCAAGGTGGACATTATacaaagagggaaagaagaatGATAGAGATACTGCAGGCACACTTTGGAGATGAAGCTTTAAAATACCTGGTAGTGCTCTCTCTGGAAGATGGAAAGGTTGCTGACACACTGGACGACGCCCTCCTGGAGTTGATAAACATGTGCGATGGAAGATACTTTCGAATCACATCATCTGCAGCAAGTGACGAATTGTGCACTCTACTCGAGATGGTCGACCGCATGCTGAATGAAAACGATGCGACTGGCTACACAGAAACCATGCTGACTGAAGCTAAGAAAAGGAGCACAGAAGATTCATCCATGAAGATGCTGAAACAAAAGGTACAAGAGGCCGAGGAGAAGGAGCAGGCCTTCAAGCAACTGGTTCAACAACAAGAGGGGAGAAGAGCCAAAGAAATGGAGAAGCTGAAGGCAAAACATGCtgaggaaagaaaggaggaggcagctgaaaaaaagcaatatgagacaaaaagagagagccTGGAGGAGGCTGTGATAAGCCACAGAGCCATGTTGCAGCTCCAGATGAGTGCTACTGTTG ATGATGATATGAAAAAGATGTCCGTCATCCTGTTGGGTCTCTCTGGCAGCGGGAAGTCTTCTGCTCTAGATCTAATTCTACAGAGAGCAGGTAATCAATACTCAGTTAATCAGTCTAGTCGTGAACCCCCTCAGCCCACCTTGTCTTGTGAGAGAAAGGAGGTGTTTGCAGCAGGGAGGCAACTCATCCTGGTGGACACCCCCGAGCTGTGGGACGAGGACGGGGCGGAAAATCTGGAGCTGGTCAAGGACTGCTTGGCTTTGTCCTTACCTGGACCCCACGTCTTCCTGCTGGTGCTCCAAGTGGGGCGCTTCACCCAGGGAGAGTACGAGATGCTTGGGCACCTGCAGAAGATCTTTGGACGAGACTTTGCAGAGCACGCCATCGTCCTCTTCGTTCGCTTTGATGGCAACCAGCACAGGCCTCAGAGGATCAACGACTACGTGGCCGGAGCCCATGCAACCCTCCAGGGTCTCATCCAGAAGTGTGGGAGCCGTTATTATGAGCTCAATGTTACAAAGTCCCAGAATGCTCTGAGTTATACTGAGGTGAAAGACTTGCTCTCAGGAATCAACAAACTGGTATCTTCACACGGAGGCCGCTCCTACTCAATGAAGAGATTTTCTGTGCAGGAGCTACAGGAGAGGAAGACAGGTAttgaggagagaaaggaggggcTCTGGAAGTGA
- the cfd gene encoding complement factor D, translated as MVSEKDALVAAAVFVFVLISHGEGIIGGREAEPHSRPYMASIQVPEGENMKHECGGFVIADQWVMTAVHCLPTGPNGRKVVLGVHSLSEPEETKQTFDILELYNHPNFSESNYDNDIALIKLDRPFNISEAVKAVEYLRADGTNPGTDAKVDTAGWGSLDNLGSRPDKLKEVVVEVVSSTRCRRSDYFGRKFTDNMICAHKVCPDPCDQPYKKEDSCDGDSGGPLLYNGIAVGITSNGGKKCGQIKKPGIYTIISHYTEWIDNTMALQPAATQDQSS; from the exons ATGGTATCAGAGAAAGACGCTCTCgtggctgctgctgtttttgtttttgtcctcatTTCACACG GTGAGGGTATAATTGgtggcagagaggcagagccACACTCTCGCCCCTACATGGCCTCCATCCAGGTGCCAGAAGGAGAGAATATGAAACATGAGTGTGGCGGGTTTGTGATTGCAGATCAGTGGGTGATGACTGCAGTACACTGTCTGCCAACAGG GCCAAATGGAAGGAAAGTAGTGCTGGGTGTCCATTCTCTGAGTGAACCTGAAGAAACAAAGCAGACGTTTGATATTTTGGAACTTTACAATCACCCAAACTTCAGCGAGTCAAATTATGATAATGACATTGCTTTAATTAAG CTGGATCGTCCATTCAACATCTCAGAAGCTGTTAAAGCAGTAGAATACCTGCGAGCAGATGGCACAAACCCCGGCACAGATGCCAAGGTCGACACAGCCGGCTGGGGTTCCCTCGATAACTTGGGGTCCAGACCAGACAAGCTCAAAGAGGTGGTCGTTGAGGTGGTCAGCTCGACTCGGTGCAGACGTAGCGACTACTTTGGCAGAAAGTTCACCGATAACATGATATGTGCACATAAAGTATGCCCAGACCCCTGTGATCAACCATATAAGAAAGAAGACAGTTGTGAT GGTGACTCTGGAGGTCCTCTGCTCTACAATGGTATTGCAGTGGGCATTACTTCCAATGGAGGAAAGAAGTGTGGTCAAATTAAAAAGCCTGGAATTTACACTATCATCTCCCACTACACTGAGTGGATTGACAACACCATGGCCCTGCAGCCTGCTGCAACACAGGACCAGAGCAGTTAA